From a single bacterium HR11 genomic region:
- the pkn1 gene encoding Serine/threonine-protein kinase pkn1, producing MTPRRWTVWLFVWIGWTLMGGPGRAQDVSARLQAAWQAFKEARFEDTLRLAQAVLKSDGLNEAARIEALALQAYASVALGRFSTAEERFRAILQLQPAWTPPGEVASPRVLRVFEQARQTSEAERSLWRSLLARWTEAVRRDDWVEAQEVWRQVEQTTWRHPEVRHQVEALGSVWTSAWNELAHFQRAVRDMILIPATPAAVVGVGPTSRQVALQAFYMDAFPVTWERYAAVAQAHGRTVTYPPDRARHPVAQVTWDEAQAFCAWEGKTLPTAEQWEYAARGPQALQFPWGRSFDPARCNTKESRHDSTTPVDAYPNGRSPFGVWDLCGNVWEWTATAAPDGKRVVKGGSFREGKDRALNYESRSWAPDTRRDDLGFRCVLPADGIVRIRERLLTEAQKLSEGRPFQAP from the coding sequence ATGACACCCCGTCGATGGACCGTATGGCTCTTCGTATGGATCGGCTGGACCCTCATGGGCGGGCCCGGTCGGGCGCAAGACGTCAGCGCCCGTCTTCAGGCGGCCTGGCAAGCCTTTAAGGAGGCCCGCTTTGAGGACACCCTCCGTCTGGCCCAGGCCGTCCTGAAAAGCGACGGCTTGAATGAGGCCGCCCGCATCGAGGCCCTGGCCCTCCAGGCCTACGCCAGCGTAGCCTTGGGGCGCTTCTCGACGGCCGAGGAACGCTTTCGGGCGATCCTACAGCTTCAGCCGGCCTGGACGCCGCCCGGAGAGGTCGCCAGTCCCCGCGTCCTGCGGGTCTTCGAGCAGGCCCGCCAGACGAGCGAAGCCGAACGCTCTCTGTGGAGGAGCCTGCTGGCCCGATGGACCGAAGCCGTCCGACGGGACGATTGGGTCGAGGCCCAGGAAGTCTGGCGGCAGGTCGAGCAGACGACCTGGCGGCATCCGGAGGTCCGTCATCAGGTCGAGGCGCTCGGGTCGGTATGGACGTCCGCCTGGAACGAACTGGCCCATTTCCAGAGGGCCGTGCGGGACATGATCCTCATCCCGGCCACGCCGGCGGCCGTCGTCGGCGTCGGTCCGACGAGTCGGCAGGTCGCCCTCCAGGCCTTTTACATGGACGCCTTCCCCGTGACGTGGGAGCGCTACGCCGCCGTCGCCCAGGCTCACGGCCGGACGGTGACCTACCCGCCGGACCGGGCCCGCCATCCCGTCGCCCAGGTCACATGGGACGAAGCCCAGGCCTTTTGCGCCTGGGAGGGCAAGACCCTCCCGACGGCCGAGCAGTGGGAATATGCGGCCCGGGGGCCTCAGGCCTTGCAATTCCCGTGGGGCCGGTCTTTCGATCCCGCCCGGTGCAACACGAAGGAGAGCCGGCACGACTCGACGACCCCTGTCGACGCCTACCCGAACGGGCGGAGCCCCTTCGGCGTCTGGGACCTGTGCGGCAACGTATGGGAATGGACGGCCACGGCTGCGCCCGACGGCAAACGGGTCGTCAAGGGCGGGTCCTTCCGGGAAGGCAAGGACCGGGCCCTGAACTACGAATCCCGGAGCTGGGCGCCCGACACCCGGCGGGACGACCTGGGCTTCCGATGCGTCCTGCCGGCCGACGGCATCGTTCGGATTCGGGAGCGCCTCCTGACGGAGGCCCAGAAGCTCTCCGAAGGCCGCCCGTTCCAAGCCCCGTAA
- the trmO gene encoding tRNA (adenine(37)-N6)-methyltransferase, translating to MDETIILRPIGYVRTDVPDEEIRHRRRDIRADIVFDEDLEPALDGIEDFSHLFVLFWMDRVPPEETQRRKVHPRGRTDLPLVGVLATRGRSRPNPIGLAVVELLGRSGPVLRVRGLDAYDGTPVLDVKPYDPYDVVPDPRVPAWWTQLHG from the coding sequence ATGGACGAGACGATCATCCTGCGACCCATCGGATACGTGCGGACGGACGTGCCCGACGAGGAAATTCGCCACCGTCGTCGGGACATCCGGGCCGACATCGTCTTCGACGAGGACCTCGAGCCGGCCTTAGACGGCATCGAGGACTTCTCTCACCTTTTCGTCCTCTTCTGGATGGACCGGGTCCCCCCGGAAGAGACCCAGCGGCGGAAGGTCCATCCGCGGGGTCGGACAGACCTGCCGCTCGTCGGTGTCCTGGCGACCCGGGGTCGGAGTCGGCCCAACCCTATCGGATTGGCCGTCGTCGAGCTCCTGGGGCGCTCGGGGCCGGTCCTGCGGGTCCGGGGCCTGGACGCCTACGACGGGACGCCCGTCCTGGACGTCAAGCCCTACGACCCCTACGACGTCGTCCCCGACCCAAGGGTCCCGGCCTGGTGGACGCAGTTGCACGGATAG
- the ygfZ gene encoding tRNA-modifying protein YgfZ: MEEHKGKRMTRVLWIDLPGWVTWVVTGTQAVDFLHNMMTQDVRSLAVGEVRYGLFLTPRGRVVADAWVAREDGGLRLFALDGWTAVLDRHLSLYRLRTDVHWQVRPVRTGWLFPQAGRPALGWTAQVPWDGGTAVLVWTDEAETPPGDPAVEVRMMDLDEWHRWRRTVGWLWPYVDLAGEEWMPLEAGLYHALSYTKGCYVGQEVVAKATYLGRPPRRLLQVLMTEALDGTPDGGVVLWQGEPRKTFGWGPGRDPFVWVGWTWVPYTEVSEPVSADLHLPDGSRRPVTLRVPPWLAAVQAMSPLPPKPEKTRREVRDRGR; this comes from the coding sequence ATGGAAGAACACAAGGGGAAGCGGATGACGCGGGTCCTTTGGATCGACCTCCCCGGTTGGGTCACCTGGGTCGTGACGGGCACGCAGGCCGTCGATTTCCTCCACAACATGATGACCCAGGACGTTCGGTCCCTGGCCGTCGGCGAGGTCCGTTACGGCCTCTTTCTGACGCCTCGCGGGAGGGTCGTCGCCGACGCCTGGGTCGCCCGGGAGGACGGCGGCCTTCGCCTTTTCGCCCTGGACGGCTGGACGGCGGTCCTGGACCGGCATCTGAGCCTGTATCGGCTTCGGACGGACGTGCACTGGCAGGTCCGGCCCGTCCGGACCGGCTGGCTGTTTCCGCAGGCCGGGAGGCCGGCGCTCGGCTGGACCGCTCAGGTGCCCTGGGACGGGGGGACGGCCGTCCTTGTCTGGACGGACGAGGCGGAAACGCCTCCGGGGGACCCGGCCGTCGAAGTCCGCATGATGGATCTCGACGAATGGCACCGGTGGCGCCGGACCGTCGGCTGGCTGTGGCCCTATGTCGACTTGGCCGGCGAGGAATGGATGCCCCTGGAGGCTGGCCTCTACCATGCCCTCTCGTACACAAAAGGCTGTTACGTCGGCCAGGAAGTCGTCGCCAAGGCGACGTACCTGGGCCGACCGCCCCGACGGCTTCTGCAAGTCTTGATGACCGAGGCCCTGGACGGAACCCCCGACGGCGGGGTCGTCCTCTGGCAGGGCGAGCCCCGCAAGACGTTCGGCTGGGGCCCCGGCCGAGACCCCTTCGTCTGGGTCGGATGGACCTGGGTCCCCTACACCGAAGTCTCGGAACCCGTCTCGGCGGACCTGCATCTGCCGGACGGCTCGAGGCGACCCGTTACCCTGCGGGTCCCGCCGTGGCTGGCCGCCGTCCAGGCGATGTCGCCGCTTCCGCCCAAGCCGGAGAAGACCCGGCGTGAAGTGCGTGATCGTGGACGATGA
- the glgC gene encoding Glucose-1-phosphate adenylyltransferase → MRRTNAVGAHEVLCVILGGGRGTRLFPLTKDRAKPAVPIGGKYRLIDIPISNCIHAGFNQIFVLTQYNSASLNRHIVQTYKFDAFSNGFVDILAAEQTYEYEGWYLGTADAVRRNLRHFRPLPHAYFLILSGDQLYRLDLRDFVERHKALQADVSIALKFVPPEQAPELGIAVIDEESRIVQFVEKPPPERLPPLAVPPTMVPPELAADHPWYLASMGIYIFNRPVLFELLTGTPFIDFGKEIIPYAVAHYRVFGYLFSGYWVDIGNIRAFYEANIALTGPDPPFSFFDPERPIYTRHRHLPPSRVLRSEVADSLIAEGCVIEGARIRRSVIGIRSVIRANTELEAVLMMGADFYESPAEAEAARRRGEPPVGVGPDAVIRQAIIDKNVRIGRGVRLVNTQDLRNADGNFYYIRDGIIVIPKNAVVPDGTVL, encoded by the coding sequence ATGAGACGAACGAACGCCGTCGGCGCCCATGAGGTCCTCTGCGTCATCCTCGGCGGCGGGCGGGGCACCCGCCTGTTTCCGCTGACGAAGGACCGGGCCAAGCCGGCCGTCCCCATCGGCGGCAAGTACCGCCTGATCGACATCCCCATCAGCAACTGCATCCACGCCGGATTCAATCAGATTTTCGTCCTGACCCAGTACAACTCGGCTTCTCTGAACCGGCACATCGTCCAGACCTACAAATTCGACGCCTTCTCCAACGGCTTCGTGGACATCTTGGCCGCCGAGCAGACATACGAGTACGAGGGATGGTACCTCGGGACGGCCGACGCCGTGCGCCGAAACCTCCGCCACTTCCGGCCCCTCCCCCACGCCTACTTTCTGATCCTTAGCGGGGACCAGCTCTATCGGCTCGACCTCCGAGACTTCGTCGAACGTCATAAGGCCCTTCAGGCGGACGTCTCCATCGCCCTGAAGTTCGTCCCGCCCGAGCAGGCCCCGGAGCTGGGGATCGCCGTCATCGACGAGGAGAGCCGCATCGTCCAGTTCGTCGAGAAGCCCCCGCCGGAGCGACTGCCGCCCCTGGCCGTCCCGCCGACGATGGTCCCGCCCGAATTGGCCGCCGACCATCCCTGGTACCTGGCCTCGATGGGGATCTACATCTTCAACCGCCCTGTACTGTTCGAACTCTTAACGGGGACGCCCTTCATCGACTTCGGGAAGGAGATCATCCCGTACGCCGTCGCCCACTACCGGGTGTTCGGATACCTATTCTCGGGGTACTGGGTCGATATCGGGAACATTCGGGCCTTCTACGAGGCCAACATCGCCCTGACGGGTCCGGACCCGCCCTTCAGTTTCTTTGACCCCGAGCGGCCGATTTACACCCGCCACCGCCATTTACCCCCCTCCCGGGTCCTCCGGAGCGAGGTCGCCGACAGCTTGATCGCCGAGGGTTGTGTCATCGAAGGGGCCCGGATCCGGCGTTCGGTCATCGGGATCCGGAGCGTCATCCGGGCGAACACAGAGCTGGAGGCCGTCCTCATGATGGGCGCCGACTTCTACGAGTCCCCCGCCGAGGCCGAGGCAGCCCGGCGGCGGGGTGAGCCGCCGGTCGGGGTCGGGCCGGACGCCGTCATCCGGCAGGCCATCATTGACAAGAACGTCCGCATCGGCCGGGGCGTCCGTCTGGTCAATACCCAGGACCTGCGAAACGCCGACGGGAACTTCTACTACATCCGGGACGGGATCATCGTGATCCCGAAAAACGCCGTCGTCCCCGACGGCACAGTCCTGTGA
- the sodN gene encoding Superoxide dismutase [Ni], with protein MKKVLKKLTESLFRRIPLPEVEAHCDAPCGVYDPASARIAAEAVLQLTQKIVDLKPPASNDVAAQHAYFNTLTRYITIKEQQAEIAKREILILWTDYFKAEHLKEFPNLHELVWKAAKLCSTVKREVSVEHARELLDVIRQIHDIFWKTKGREVPWYLAS; from the coding sequence ATGAAGAAGGTCCTGAAAAAGCTGACGGAATCCCTGTTTCGTCGGATACCCCTCCCCGAGGTCGAGGCCCACTGCGACGCCCCCTGCGGCGTGTACGACCCGGCCTCGGCCCGCATCGCGGCGGAAGCCGTCCTCCAGCTCACCCAGAAGATCGTCGACCTCAAGCCGCCGGCCTCGAACGACGTGGCCGCCCAGCACGCCTACTTCAACACCCTGACGCGGTACATCACCATCAAGGAACAGCAGGCCGAGATTGCGAAGCGGGAGATCCTGATCCTGTGGACCGACTACTTCAAGGCGGAGCATCTCAAGGAATTCCCGAACCTGCACGAGCTCGTCTGGAAGGCCGCCAAGCTGTGCTCCACGGTCAAGCGGGAGGTCAGCGTCGAGCACGCCCGGGAGCTCCTGGACGTGATCCGGCAGATTCACGACATCTTCTGGAAGACGAAGGGCCGGGAAGTCCCATGGTACTTGGCCAGCTGA
- the oprP gene encoding Porin P: protein MSVRKVLAIALGLGVLGPLTAGAAEVKVGGRIQNDWSWVATGRDVEPVVGPLTTGTRFRRARVFVEGSLDKWVEFKAEYDFAGGQAGFTDVYVGLKGLPVLGHLRVGHFKEPFSLEELTSSRFITFNERALPNVFAPARNTGFLVGNAVLKSRLTWAAGVFRDTDGFGNGEGDGEYSLTGRLTGLPWYSEEGRRLVHVGVAFSQRKPHGGTIRFRLRPEVSIAPNLADTKDISVDGTRLLGAEGAVVFGPFSIQGEYITTTLDRVTGPDVTFSGYYVYASVFLTGEHRAYKTSAGVFDRVKPRKSLADGGPGAVEVAVRYSRLDLDDRDVRGGRLGDLTVGLNWYLNGHTAVKVNYVRADRRDVGTAQFLLTRFQVDF from the coding sequence ATGAGCGTGCGCAAGGTATTGGCCATTGCCCTCGGGCTGGGGGTCCTGGGGCCCCTGACCGCCGGGGCCGCCGAGGTCAAGGTCGGCGGCCGCATCCAGAACGACTGGAGCTGGGTCGCCACGGGCCGGGACGTCGAGCCCGTGGTCGGCCCCCTGACGACGGGGACCCGCTTTCGTCGGGCCCGGGTGTTCGTCGAGGGGAGCCTGGACAAGTGGGTCGAGTTCAAGGCCGAGTATGACTTCGCCGGGGGCCAGGCCGGCTTCACGGACGTGTACGTCGGCCTCAAGGGGCTTCCCGTCCTGGGCCACCTGCGGGTCGGCCATTTCAAGGAGCCTTTCTCGCTGGAGGAGCTGACGAGTTCTCGATTCATCACGTTCAACGAGCGGGCCCTGCCGAACGTCTTTGCGCCGGCCCGGAACACGGGCTTTCTGGTCGGGAATGCCGTCTTGAAGAGCCGTCTGACGTGGGCGGCGGGCGTGTTTCGGGACACCGACGGCTTCGGCAACGGCGAGGGGGACGGCGAGTACAGCCTGACGGGTCGTCTGACGGGTCTGCCGTGGTATAGCGAAGAAGGCCGTCGTCTGGTCCACGTGGGGGTCGCCTTCAGTCAGCGGAAACCCCACGGCGGCACGATTCGGTTCCGGCTCCGGCCGGAGGTCTCCATCGCCCCCAACTTGGCCGACACGAAGGACATCTCGGTCGACGGGACCCGTCTGCTGGGGGCCGAGGGGGCCGTCGTCTTCGGGCCGTTTTCCATCCAGGGCGAGTACATCACGACGACCCTGGACCGGGTCACGGGTCCGGACGTGACGTTTTCGGGCTACTATGTGTATGCGAGTGTATTTCTGACGGGGGAGCACCGGGCCTACAAGACGTCGGCCGGGGTCTTCGACCGGGTCAAGCCTCGCAAGAGCCTGGCCGACGGGGGACCGGGCGCCGTCGAGGTCGCCGTGCGGTACTCCCGGCTGGACCTGGACGACCGGGATGTCCGGGGCGGGCGGCTGGGGGACCTGACGGTCGGTCTGAACTGGTACCTGAACGGGCACACGGCCGTGAAGGTCAACTACGTCCGGGCCGACCGCCGGGACGTGGGGACGGCCCAATTCCTGCTGACCCGCTTCCAGGTGGACTTCTGA
- the phoU_1 gene encoding Phosphate-specific transport system accessory protein PhoU produces the protein MSVTVFQGRLRELRERLLYMARLVREMVEASVEGLRRQDPRRLDWVLQTEETVNRLEIEIDERCATVLALHQPEARDLRTILMVLKINNDLERIGDHAVNIVGHARALLSQPPVKPLVDIPRMQELACQMLDLALDAFIYGKEDQARRVCRMDDLVDHLRDQVIRELLTYMMQNPAVIDQALRLILISRDLERVADLSTNIAEDVVYMVTGTVVKHQGGDGPLSHAG, from the coding sequence ATGAGCGTAACTGTTTTTCAAGGACGCCTTCGGGAGCTTCGGGAGCGGCTCCTGTACATGGCCCGCTTGGTCCGGGAGATGGTCGAGGCCAGCGTCGAGGGCCTGCGCCGGCAGGACCCCCGGCGGCTGGACTGGGTCCTCCAGACGGAAGAGACGGTCAATCGGCTGGAGATCGAGATCGACGAGCGGTGCGCCACGGTCCTGGCCCTGCACCAGCCCGAGGCCCGGGACCTGCGGACGATCCTGATGGTCTTAAAGATCAACAACGACCTGGAGCGGATCGGCGACCACGCCGTCAACATCGTCGGCCACGCCCGGGCCCTGCTGAGCCAGCCGCCCGTCAAGCCCCTGGTCGACATCCCCCGGATGCAGGAGCTGGCCTGCCAGATGCTGGACCTGGCCCTGGACGCCTTCATCTACGGCAAGGAGGACCAGGCCCGCCGGGTCTGCCGGATGGATGACCTGGTCGACCACCTCCGGGACCAGGTCATCCGGGAGCTGTTGACCTACATGATGCAGAACCCGGCCGTCATCGACCAGGCCCTGCGGCTGATCCTGATCAGTCGGGACCTCGAGCGGGTCGCCGACCTCTCGACGAACATCGCCGAAGACGTCGTCTACATGGTGACGGGTACAGTCGTCAAGCATCAGGGAGGGGACGGGCCCTTGTCTCATGCGGGTTAG
- the pstB3_1 gene encoding Phosphate import ATP-binding protein PstB 3, with the protein MNGLETKDIPVGEPYVVEPSEPVAVEVRELSAWYRSFQALADISFGIPRRRITAIIGPSGCGKSTFIRCLNRMNDLIPGFRMTGDIRLEDRSLYDLDPIEVRRRVGMVFQKPNPFPKSIWENIAWGLRINGRRRDLAESVEQALRQAALWDEVRDKLHAPATTLSGGQQQRLCIARVLAVEPEVLLLDEPTSSLDPIATTRIEDLLVELKDRYTIVIVTHNIQQAARISDYAAFFYLGRLVEFQKTQDLFTRPRCSTTEAYITGRFG; encoded by the coding sequence ATGAACGGCCTGGAGACCAAGGACATCCCCGTCGGCGAGCCGTATGTGGTGGAGCCGTCGGAGCCCGTCGCCGTCGAGGTCCGGGAGCTATCGGCGTGGTACCGGTCCTTCCAGGCCCTGGCCGATATCTCCTTTGGCATTCCTCGACGGCGGATCACGGCCATCATCGGCCCGTCGGGATGCGGCAAGAGCACCTTCATCCGGTGCCTGAACCGGATGAACGACCTCATCCCGGGGTTCCGCATGACCGGCGACATCCGTCTGGAGGACCGGAGCCTCTACGACTTAGACCCTATCGAGGTCCGCCGACGCGTCGGGATGGTCTTTCAGAAGCCCAACCCCTTCCCCAAGTCGATCTGGGAAAACATTGCCTGGGGTTTGCGCATCAACGGCCGGCGCCGCGACTTGGCCGAAAGCGTCGAGCAGGCCCTCCGTCAAGCGGCCCTGTGGGATGAAGTCCGGGACAAACTCCATGCACCGGCGACGACCCTCTCGGGCGGTCAGCAACAGCGGCTCTGCATCGCTCGGGTCCTGGCCGTCGAGCCGGAGGTCCTCCTGTTGGACGAACCGACGTCTTCCCTGGACCCCATCGCTACGACCCGCATCGAGGACCTTTTGGTCGAGTTGAAGGACCGCTATACCATCGTCATCGTTACCCACAACATCCAGCAGGCCGCTCGAATTTCCGACTATGCCGCCTTCTTCTATCTGGGACGCCTCGTGGAATTCCAGAAGACGCAAGACCTCTTTACCCGGCCCCGCTGTTCGACGACGGAGGCTTACATCACGGGTCGGTTCGGTTAA
- the pstA_1 gene encoding Phosphate transport system permease protein PstA yields the protein MRRSKRERILDRALHWVGLGATLSGLLVLAVLLIDVGLDGLPRLSWEFLTSYPSRRPEQAGILSALVGSLWLLVLTALVAFPLGVGAAIYLEEYAGRTWWSRWVEVNVANLAAVPSIIYGLLGLEIFVRALFPVTNGRSVLSGALTMSLLVLPIVVLAAREAIHSVPASIREAAYALGGTRWQVIRDHVLPLALPGILTGTILALSRAIGETAPLITIGALTYIAFLPPLSPEGLRTPFTVLPIQIFNWISRPQKGFHVNAAAGILVLLAVLLLMNATAIYLRHRFQRRLEI from the coding sequence ATGCGGCGGTCCAAGCGGGAACGTATCCTGGACCGAGCGCTCCATTGGGTCGGGCTGGGGGCGACCCTGTCGGGGCTTCTCGTCCTGGCCGTCCTCCTCATCGACGTGGGCCTCGATGGTTTGCCCCGGCTGAGCTGGGAGTTTCTGACTTCCTACCCGTCCCGGCGGCCCGAGCAAGCCGGCATCCTGTCGGCCCTGGTCGGCTCCCTGTGGCTTCTGGTCCTGACGGCCCTGGTGGCGTTTCCCCTGGGCGTCGGAGCGGCTATCTACCTGGAGGAATATGCGGGCCGGACGTGGTGGTCCCGGTGGGTCGAGGTCAACGTCGCCAACCTGGCGGCCGTCCCCTCCATCATCTATGGACTATTGGGCCTGGAGATTTTTGTCCGGGCCCTCTTCCCGGTCACGAACGGCCGGAGCGTCCTATCGGGGGCCCTGACGATGAGCCTGCTGGTCCTGCCCATCGTCGTCCTGGCGGCCCGGGAGGCGATTCACTCGGTGCCGGCCTCCATCCGAGAAGCGGCGTATGCTCTCGGCGGGACCCGTTGGCAGGTCATTCGGGACCACGTCCTGCCCCTGGCCCTGCCGGGCATCCTGACGGGGACGATCCTGGCCCTCTCCCGGGCCATCGGGGAGACGGCCCCCCTGATTACGATCGGGGCCCTGACCTATATCGCTTTCCTGCCGCCCCTGTCCCCGGAAGGCCTGCGGACGCCCTTCACGGTCCTGCCGATTCAAATCTTCAACTGGATTTCCCGACCCCAGAAGGGGTTTCACGTGAATGCGGCGGCCGGCATCCTCGTCCTCTTAGCCGTCTTGCTCCTGATGAACGCGACGGCGATCTATCTCCGACACCGATTTCAGCGGAGGCTGGAGATATGA
- the pstC1_1 gene encoding Phosphate transport system permease protein PstC 1, with protein MHVRVEGIPRRVAVRRRRWGEKLVEVVLAGCASVAVLTTVGIVAVLIFETVAFFRVVPIREFLTDTQWTPLFAEKHFGVLPLVVGTLLTTGIALGMALPVGLLAAIYLSEYCPEGTRRVLKPALEVLAGIPTVVYGYFALSLVTPLLRKLIPSIAGLNALSAGLVLGVMVIPTVASLSEDALYVVPRSLREAAYALGASRRQVVLGVVVPAARSGILSALLLGISRAVGETMIVAIAAGMNPRLTLNPLVPIETMTAYIVQVSLGDTPTGSIEFRTIFAVGFVLFLMTLVFNVFSHAYARRFRETFR; from the coding sequence ATGCATGTACGGGTCGAGGGCATCCCCCGGCGGGTGGCCGTGCGGCGCCGCCGGTGGGGTGAGAAGCTGGTAGAAGTCGTCTTGGCCGGTTGCGCCTCCGTGGCGGTCCTGACGACGGTGGGGATCGTCGCCGTCTTGATCTTTGAGACCGTCGCTTTCTTTCGGGTCGTACCGATTCGAGAATTCCTGACGGACACCCAGTGGACGCCCCTGTTTGCGGAGAAGCACTTTGGGGTCCTCCCCCTGGTGGTCGGGACCTTGCTGACGACGGGGATTGCTTTGGGCATGGCCCTACCGGTAGGTCTCTTGGCGGCTATCTATCTGAGTGAGTACTGCCCCGAGGGGACCCGGCGGGTCTTGAAGCCGGCCCTGGAGGTCTTGGCCGGGATCCCCACGGTCGTGTACGGGTATTTCGCCCTGTCGTTGGTCACGCCCCTCTTGCGGAAGCTGATACCCTCCATCGCCGGCTTGAACGCCCTTTCTGCTGGGCTCGTCCTGGGGGTCATGGTCATCCCGACGGTCGCCTCGCTCAGCGAGGACGCCCTCTACGTCGTACCCCGCTCTCTCCGGGAGGCGGCTTACGCCCTGGGGGCCAGCCGTCGTCAGGTCGTCCTGGGGGTCGTCGTCCCGGCGGCCCGGTCGGGGATCCTGAGCGCTCTCCTATTGGGCATCTCCCGGGCCGTCGGGGAGACGATGATCGTCGCCATCGCCGCCGGGATGAATCCCCGGCTGACGCTGAATCCCCTCGTCCCTATCGAGACGATGACGGCCTACATCGTGCAGGTCAGCCTGGGAGACACACCGACGGGTTCCATCGAGTTTCGGACGATCTTCGCCGTCGGTTTCGTCCTCTTCCTGATGACGCTGGTCTTTAACGTCTTCAGTCATGCGTACGCCCGGCGATTCCGGGAGACCTTCCGGTGA
- the pstS_1 gene encoding Phosphate-binding protein PstS — protein MRGRTMMTFLGLGWLAVGLIVPVRGQAPKLSGTILIDGSSTVFPITEAMAEEFQKRHPGVKVTVGISGTGGGFKKFCRGETDISDASRPIKPSEVELCRQNGIDYIELPVAFDGLAVVVNPKNTWAACMTVRELKKIWEPEAQGRVTRWSQVRPGWPDEELHLYGPGTDSGTYDYFTEAIVGKEHSSRGDYMASEDDNVLVQGVASDRLALGFFGVAYYEQNRDKLKLVAIDDENPDNGKGCIQPTFETVMNGTYQPLSRPIFIYVSKKSVERPEVRAFVEFYLTPSNARSLVREVGYIPLTDEVYRLALQRFQRRVYGSVFGGHGSQVGVSLKDLLLRESAEKNP, from the coding sequence ATGCGAGGTCGAACGATGATGACATTCCTGGGACTGGGATGGCTGGCCGTCGGGCTGATTGTTCCCGTTCGGGGTCAGGCCCCGAAGCTGTCGGGGACCATCCTGATCGACGGCTCCAGCACGGTGTTTCCCATCACGGAGGCGATGGCCGAGGAGTTCCAGAAGAGGCATCCCGGCGTCAAGGTGACCGTCGGCATCTCGGGCACGGGCGGCGGTTTCAAAAAGTTCTGCCGGGGCGAGACGGATATCAGCGACGCCTCCCGGCCCATCAAGCCGTCCGAGGTCGAGCTCTGTCGGCAGAACGGCATCGACTATATCGAACTTCCCGTGGCCTTTGACGGCCTGGCCGTCGTCGTCAACCCCAAGAACACGTGGGCGGCCTGCATGACCGTCCGGGAACTCAAGAAGATCTGGGAGCCGGAGGCCCAGGGTCGGGTCACCCGGTGGAGTCAAGTGCGGCCGGGCTGGCCGGACGAGGAGCTCCATCTGTACGGGCCGGGTACGGACTCCGGGACCTATGACTACTTCACCGAGGCCATCGTCGGCAAGGAGCACAGTAGCCGGGGCGACTACATGGCCAGTGAAGACGACAACGTGCTCGTGCAAGGCGTGGCGTCGGACCGCTTGGCCCTGGGGTTCTTCGGGGTCGCTTACTACGAGCAGAACCGAGACAAACTCAAGCTGGTCGCCATCGACGATGAAAACCCCGACAACGGTAAGGGTTGCATCCAGCCGACCTTTGAGACCGTGATGAACGGGACTTATCAGCCCCTGTCCCGGCCTATTTTCATCTACGTGAGCAAGAAGTCCGTCGAGCGGCCGGAGGTCCGGGCCTTTGTCGAGTTTTACCTGACGCCGTCGAACGCCCGATCGCTGGTCCGGGAAGTCGGCTATATCCCGTTGACCGATGAGGTTTACCGCTTGGCGTTACAACGGTTCCAGCGACGCGTATACGGGTCGGTCTTCGGCGGTCACGGTTCGCAGGTCGGCGTGTCCTTGAAGGACCTCCTGCTCCGGGAGTCCGCGGAGAAGAATCCGTAG
- the pstB1 gene encoding Phosphate import ATP-binding protein PstB 1, whose translation MDAAVTGGTGTEGRRDDARRSDGMDAAGGFETMAQGWQQSQTSSKHKDLLVELRDRYTIVIVTHNVQQAARISDHTAFFLTEPFGSGKSP comes from the coding sequence ATGGACGCCGCCGTCACCGGCGGTACCGGGACCGAGGGACGCCGGGATGACGCCCGGCGTTCGGATGGGATGGACGCCGCGGGGGGCTTTGAGACGATGGCGCAGGGATGGCAACAGAGCCAGACGAGTTCAAAGCACAAGGACCTTCTGGTCGAGCTGAGGGACCGCTATACCATCGTCATCGTTACCCACAACGTCCAGCAGGCCGCCCGAATTTCCGACCACACCGCCTTCTTCTTAACAGAACCGTTCGGATCGGGAAAATCCCCATGA